In Pseudomonas flavescens, the sequence TGGACCTGGCCAACCGCCAGGCCTGGTTCGACGCCCGGGCGGTTCAGGGCTATCCGATTCTGGTGGCGGTCAACGAGGCAGAGGAGGTGCTGGGTTACGCGTCGTTCGGCGACTGGCGGCCGTTCGAAGGTTTCTGCAACACGGTCGAGCATTCCGTCTACGTGCGCAATGACACGCGCGGCCAGGGCCTCGGCCCGCTGCTGATGCAGGCGCTGGTCGAGCGAGCGCGCGAGGTAGGCAAACATGTGATGGTCGCCGCCATCGAAAGCGGCAACGGTGCTTCGGTCCGTCTGCACGAGCGCCTGGGCTTCACCATCACCGGGCAGATGCCGCAGGTCGGCTGCAAATTTGGCCGTTGGCTGGATCTGACCTTCATGCAGTTGATCCTGACGCCACAGCGGAGCACGCCATGACCGTGCAGATCCGCCAGCTCGATCAGAGCGCTTTCGACGACTGCCGGCAAGGCCTGATCGCCCTGCTGCTCGATGCCGTAGCCAACGGTGCGTCGGTGGGTTTTCTTGCCGGTATCGATAGGGAGGAGGCCGATCGCTACTTCGGTGAAGTTCGCCACAGCCTGGGCAGCGGCACCTTGGC encodes:
- a CDS encoding GNAT family N-acetyltransferase, encoding MPAVIRDAIAGDLPAILAIYNDAVLNTTAIWNERPVDLANRQAWFDARAVQGYPILVAVNEAEEVLGYASFGDWRPFEGFCNTVEHSVYVRNDTRGQGLGPLLMQALVERAREVGKHVMVAAIESGNGASVRLHERLGFTITGQMPQVGCKFGRWLDLTFMQLILTPQRSTP